AGTCATGATACAGTGATTCTAACTTTTCGAATTGTTGTATTTGATTTTCAGTTAAGTAAGGAAATTGTTTCAGGATTTCATCCATGGTTTAGCTTTTCAACAAAAATAAGGTTTTTGGTTAATAATTATGATTTGTTTTAATCTTTTAAAAAATTATAATAATTATCTTTACGCCAAATTTTGAATTTTACATTAATGGATACTACATCACCTATATTTTCTAAAAATGACAGCATGAAATTTTTCAGAACTCTGAATAAGAGAGTAAATGATTATTTCAAAGAAAACAATCTAAATAAAACCGGAAATTGGAAACTTCATTTAAAAACAATTGTAATGTTTTCAATTTTTCTAACACCTTATTTTTTCTTGTTGGCAATGGATATGCCTTTTTGGGTTTACTTGTTGTTAAACGTTGTAATCGGAGTTGGAATGGCAGGAGTTGGAATGAACGTAATGCATGACGGAAATCATGGTTCTTATTCAAGTAAATCTTGGGTGAACAAGTTTATGGGTGGAAGTATTTATATTCTAGCTGGAAACGTTTATAATTGGCAAGTACAACATAACGTTTTACATCATACTTATACCAACATTCTTGGTCATGATGAAGATTTAGAAGCTGGAAGAATTATGCGATTTACTAAAGAAGCAAAATGGTATCGTTTTCATAAATTTCAACATTACTACTCAGTTTTTTTATATGGTTTACTAACATTTAACTGGGCAATTACTACTGATTTTCTTCAGATGAAACGTTATTTGAAACGTAAATTATCATATGGAGAATTCAAAAAACCTTCTGTTAGATGGACAACTTTAATTATAACTAAAGTTATCTATTTTTCAATTTGGTTGGTAATTCCAATTGTTTTAGGAATTACATGGTGGAAAGTATTGTTAGGATTTTTAGTAATGCATTATACTGCTGGAGTAATTTTGAGTGTTGTTTTTCAATTAGCACACGTTGTAGAAGACACACACAATCCTATACCAGATGATAATGGAGAAATTGAAAACACTTGGGCTATTCATCAGTTATTTACGACGGCTAATTTTGCTCCAAAAAATTGGTTAGTAAACTATTATACTGGTGGTTTGAATCATCAAATTGAGCATCATATTTTCCCAAACATAAGTCATATTCATTATGGCAAAATTGCAGAAATAGTGAAACAAACAGCTCAAGAATGTAACTTGCCTTATTTTGAATTCAAGACAACTCGAGAGGCAATCTACTCGCATTTCAAGCATTTAAAAGAACTTGGTCAAAAACCTCAACTAGCATAATAACCCAGACGCGATTTTTTCGCGTCTCTTATTTTAATCTAATTTCAACAACACAATGAGCCATTTGTTATCCGACAGAATTAACAATTTATCTACATCACAAACTCTTGCTATGGCAGCTTTAGCTAGAGAATTAAAAGCCCAAGGAAAAGACATTATCAGTTTAAGTTTAGGCGAACCCGATTTTAATACTCCTGATTTTATTAAAGAAGCTGCAAAAAAAGCAATCGACGAAAACTACAGCACTTATACTCCAGTTGATGGTTATGTGGAGTTAAAAGAAGCTATTTGTAGAAAATTTAAAAGAGACAACAATTTAGATTATAAACCTTCGCAAATTGTAGTTTCAACA
The window above is part of the Flavobacterium sp. PMTSA4 genome. Proteins encoded here:
- a CDS encoding fatty acid desaturase family protein, which produces MDTTSPIFSKNDSMKFFRTLNKRVNDYFKENNLNKTGNWKLHLKTIVMFSIFLTPYFFLLAMDMPFWVYLLLNVVIGVGMAGVGMNVMHDGNHGSYSSKSWVNKFMGGSIYILAGNVYNWQVQHNVLHHTYTNILGHDEDLEAGRIMRFTKEAKWYRFHKFQHYYSVFLYGLLTFNWAITTDFLQMKRYLKRKLSYGEFKKPSVRWTTLIITKVIYFSIWLVIPIVLGITWWKVLLGFLVMHYTAGVILSVVFQLAHVVEDTHNPIPDDNGEIENTWAIHQLFTTANFAPKNWLVNYYTGGLNHQIEHHIFPNISHIHYGKIAEIVKQTAQECNLPYFEFKTTREAIYSHFKHLKELGQKPQLA